ATGGCTCAACCCTGTCACAATAGTTATATCAACATAGGGATTTGCATTGAATTCCTCACCGGGTAGTATTCCGACAGTGATGCCGCCTTTTTCCTTGGCGCCTTTGCATACTGCCTCCATAACACCTCCAAGCCCTCCGCAAACAACGACAGCGCCTAATTCTGCCAATCCCTGCCCCAATTCCTCGGCTTTGTCATATTCAGCAGACGTGCAGTTTGCCCCGCCAATGACCGATATTTGAAATC
This is a stretch of genomic DNA from Candidatus Schekmanbacteria bacterium. It encodes these proteins:
- a CDS encoding TIGR00725 family protein; this encodes MSVIGGANCTSAEYDKAEELGQGLAELGAVVVCGGLGGVMEAVCKGAKEKGGITVGILPGEEFNANPYVDITIVTGLSHARNVLVARSGICVVAVGGGYGTLSEIAIALKLGKRVIGIDSWNISDDVIGVSSVDEALSIIEETINNV